GGCCTCGATACGACCTATCCCGGCATGGCCGGGCTGCTGACCGGCATGGACGGGAGGCAGTATGCGTATCCCTGCAACGGCGCGAGCGTTTCGATGTGGATCAACCTTTCGACGCTCGAGAAATACGGTTTCAAGCGGCCGCCGCTCGAGTGGACGCCGGAAGAGTTCGAAGCGATGGGCAAGGAGTACGTCAAGCGGGCCAACGAAGGGCTGCCGCGGCAGGAATACTTTTTCATCCAGGCGCTGGACAGCGGCTGGGGCGTCAATATGGCGATGTGCATCGCGCGCAGCAAGGGGTGGGACATCTACAATGAAACCCTGACCCGCAGCGTTGCGGACAACGAGCCGCTGAAGCATGCGATCAAGCTCTTCCATAAATGGACCTATGTCGACCGCATCGCTCCGACTGCGGCGGACGTCGCTTCGATGAATACCGACGCCGGCTACGGCGGCGCCGACTTCTCGAATTTCATCTCCGGCAAGTACGCGATGATCGTCATGGGCCGCTACTGCCTGATCCGCTTCCGTGAAGTTCAGCAGCAGAAGGATATGACGATTCAGTTCGCGGTGAGCCAGCTGCCGATGTACGACTATAAGAACCACCCGATTACGGTCCGCGCGGCGATGCCGTACCGCGGCAGCAAGCATCCGGAGCTCGCGAAGCTCTTCCTGCAGTTCCTCGCCAGCAAGCCGTACAACCAGTACATCGTCGACGGCGCGGACGGCCTGCCGCCGAACCCCGAGATCGTCGAGCAGGAGATGAAGGACATCCGGATTCAGCGTCCGAACGAACGCGACTGCAGCGAACTTGAATCCTCCTGGGCCCGCACGATCGCGCTGCCCTCCTTCTACAGCCCGTATGTGAAGGCCGGTTCGACGAACTGGCTGCAGAACGGCATCAACCGCTTCTTCAACAACCGCAGTTCGCTCGACGATGCGCTGAAGTACATCCAGGATCGCTACAATCAGGAGATCGAAATCTCCAAGAACGCGAATCCGGCCATGATGGAAGCCTGGAAGAAGGACTGGGCCCTTCAGGAAAAGATCGACGCCTGCAAGAAGGAAGGAAAGAAGATCCCCGTCGAATGGATCAAGAATCCTTTCTATGTCAAGTATTATCGTGATAGGGGAATGCTGGATGAAACCGGAACGGCTGGAGGAGTCAAGTAAAAAATGGCTATGACAAAGAAAGATATCAAGGAACTTGCGATCGGAGTCGGTTTCCTGCTTCCGAATATTCTCGGTTTTCTCGCCTTCACGGTGATTCCGCTGGTGATGAGCATCTATATGGCCTTCACCGACTGGAATCTGGAAATGCACAACTATTTCCGTTCCGAGCCGATCACCTTCGTCTGGTTTGAAAACTTCACCCGGCTCTTTTCCGACCCGGACTTCCCGCAGTATTTCGGCAACACCTTCTTCATGATGATCGGCATTCCGTTCGGCGTGGCCGGCAGTCTGGTCGCCGCGCTCCTGCTGAACATGGAATTCGTGAAGGGCGACGGCAAGAAGAAGCTCATGATCACGATGATCCTGACCGCCGTCATGGTCGCCTGCTTCGGACTGCTCGCCGTGCTCGGTCTCGGCGGCACCGGTATGACGATCCTGATGGTTTCGCTGCTCGGCGGCGTTTTCATCATCGGCTCGATCGGCGGCAAGACCGTCTACCGCACGCTGTTTTACTTCCCGTACTTCACGGCGGGCGTAGCGACCTTCATCCTCTGGAAAAAGCTTTACAATCCGCTGAACGGCCCGATCAACAATGCGCTGCGCCCGCTGCTTGACGCACTGACTCCGGTGGCCGTCATGATCAGTCCGGCCTGCCAGACGATCGGCATCGTGATCCTCGTGCTGGTCGGCCTTCTCTATCTCCACATGGTGCGCCGCAAGCTGCGGCTCTGGCGGGACGGCGAGTCCGGCACCGTCAGCTGCTATCTGGCGATGATTCTGCTTTCGCTGCCGCTGATTTTCTGCTGGAGCTGGGTCTCGCCGACCTGGATGCACGTGGTGATGAATACGCCGGAGATGAAGGAGATTGCGAATGCATCGCAGGAGTTGTCGTTCCTGAGCCGCGACGCGAAATGGACGCTGCTGCTGATGCTGGTCTTCCTCGGCATCGGGTGGGGGCGTTTCCTCTACACGGTTTACATTGCGAAGCGCAAATACAAGTGCATCGCCGACCGGGGGATCGGCGACTCGGCGATCGTCGACGGTTCGGCGATGGTGCTGAATATGGCGCTGGTCGGCCTCTGCTGCGTCTTCTGGCTGCTGCCGGAAATGGCCGCCGCCGAGGAGGGGCTTCAGCCGCCGCAGTGGATCTCGGATTACTACTGGGCCAAGCCTTCGCTGCTGATCATGGGCTTCTGGGGGGCGATCGGTTCGAACAACATGCTGCTTTACCTCGCCGGTCTCTCCGGCGTGCCGCAGGAGCTTTATGAAGCGGCGGACATCGACGGCGCGAGTCCGTGGCAGCGTTTCTGGAACATCACCTGGCCGCAGCTGGCCAACGTGACCTTCTTCATCATGGTCATGGCGGTGATCGGCGGCCTGCAGGGCGGCTTCGACATGGCGCGCGTGATGACGGAGGGCGGGCCGGCCGGTTCGACCACGACGCTGGCCTACTACATCTACACGCAGGGCTTCAATACCGGCCGCCTCGGCTATGCGTCGGCAGTTTCCTGGCTGCTGTTCGTGATGGTCTTTGTGGTGACCATGTTCAACTGGAAGTTCGGCAACCGTTATACGAACGAGTAAGGAAGGCTACTCTATCATGCAGGAAAAAAATAAATTCTGGGGCGGTTTCGCCAAACTGGTTTCGTTGAATGTCGTTTTGACTCTGATGGCGGTGCTGCTGGTACTGCCGTTCACCTGGATGGTTCTCGCGAGTCTGAAGGTGCTGGACGAGATCGGCTACGATTCGTGGCTGCCGGAGGTCTGTCAGTGGCACAACTACCACGACGTGTTCACCATGAAGGGCATCTTCTTCGGCCGCTGGTACTGGAACACGGTGTTCACCTCGTGCTGGATCACCTTCCTTCAGGTGTTCACCAGCAGTCTGGCCGCCTTCAGTTTCTCCCGGCTCCGCTGGAAGGGGCGCGATCAGGTCTTCTTCCTTTATCTGGCCACGATGATGCTGCCGGGCCTCGTGATGATGATTCCGAACTATCAGAACATGATTCTGCTCGGTCTGGTCGACTCCTATACGGGGCTGATCCTGCCGGCCGCGTTCTCGGCCTTCGGCACCTTCCTGATGCGCCAGTTCATGATGAACATTCCGAAGTCGCTCGACGAGGCGGCGGAGATCGACGGCGCGACGAAGTGGCAGCTTTACTGGGATGTCGTGCTTCCGCTGGCGCGTCCGGCGCTGGTCACGCTGACCATCTTCACCTTCATCGGCAGCTACAACAACCTGTTCTGGCCGCTGGTGCTGATGAAGACGCCGGACAAATACACGCTGCCGATCGGCATGCTGGCCTTCCAGTCTTCGCAGGGGCAGCAGACCAACCTGCTGATGGCCGCGGTCGCCATGAGCGTGATCCCGATGATCATCATCTTCGTGCTGATGCAGAAGCAGCTGGTCAAGGGCATCATGCTGGGCGGCGTCAAGGGCTGAAAAGGGACGCTTTCCGAAAGCGGGGGAATGCTCCTCCGCTTTTTTTGTGCCGTTTTTCGGGAGAGAATGGGTTGCGGATTTGCAAAAGCGGATTCCGGGCGTTATGGTTATGCCGTATCATGTCATGGCCGGTTCGGGAAAAGGGGGGACGATGCGCATTCGAATGGGAATTCTGGCTGCCTGCTTTTGCTGGCTTGGCGCTCTTTCCGCGGCAGCGGAATTGAGCCGTTATGTGCCGGAAGAGGCTTTTCTTGCGGTGAAGGCCGACGGCCCGCGCATCTGGCGGCTGCCGCAGGCGCGGCGGCTGCTCGGCCTGGTCGAGGCGGCGAATCCGAAAGTGGAGCAGGTCCTGATGGGGGATTTCGCTTCGGCCGCAACTGCGGATTACCTGGCTTTTGCGGTTTCCGGCGAGGTGCGGATTTTGATCCGTCCGGCGGATGGGGAACCGGAAAAGCTGTTCCGGAGCAGGTGCGAGTGGATCCGGTCGAATTACGGCGACCGGATCAGGGACGAGGGCGAGGCGCCGTTTCCGTATATCGGCGTGGACGGCGGGAGGCTGATGCTTGCCGGCGATCATCTGGAGTGGGTATTCCGGGAGTTCCCGGAAGATGCCGAACCGGCACTGCCGGTGAAGGATTCGCCGCTCGGAAAACGGCTCGCCGCCGGAGCCGAACCGCTGAAACTGATCGTGACCGACCGGGTCAGGAGTGCGGCCGGGGATAAGTTGCGTCTGCCGCCGTTCCTGGCCCAGGTAAAGCAGCTTGAGTTTGTACTCGATGACTCCGGGAAAGTGCCGGTTCTCCGGCTTTCGGGCCTCTATCCGGATGAAGCCGGGGCGCGCGCCGCGAAAGGGGCGCTTGCCGGCATGTCAGCTCTGGCCCGGCAGAAGGTGTCCGGTGCGGAGCTGGAGCTGTTGAACGCGCTGGCGGTTGAAACGGCGGGGAGGGAACTGACGGTGTCCGCGGCAGTCGCGGAGTCCCTGGTCGGGAAGATCGAAGAGCGGGTCATGATGGCTCCGGCGGAGGATAAGCTTCGGCAGATCGGGGTGGCGATTGCACTTTTCGTCAGCGAGGAGAAGCGCATGCCGGACTCCTTCGACGAACTTTACCGGAAGAATTTCCTGACACGGGCCGACGTGTTCCGCCTTCCGGGCGACGGCGGTTCGCGGCCGCCGGCGGACGGGCAGCCGGTCGGGGAGGAGAATTGCAGCTTCTATTACTGGGGGCGCGGAATTCCGGCCGGGACGGCGGTGCCGTCCCGGATTCCGGTCGCCGCCATGAAGAGACGGCTGGCTCCGAAAGGGCGGTTCGCGGTTCTTTTCCTCGACGGACATGTCGAGGTGAGGCAGACGGACAGCCCGGACGAAGCGGGGCTGATTCGCGGGCTGCTGAAGGACGAGGCATTCGACGGGCGGCGGGAGATCGAATCGCTTCTGCTGAAGAACCGTATGGAAGAATGACATTTGAATCACAAGGAGGAGGTTTTCATGAGATCGAAGCTGTTGGCGGTACTGGCCGCCGGATTGGCGGCCGTGTCGCTTCGTGCGGCGGATGTGGATATGGTCATCGCGGTGAACGGAGCGGCGCTGAATGCGCATCCGCAGGTAATGCAGCTTCGGGAGAAGTTCGACCGGGAGGCGAAGAGTTCCGGCGGAAAATCGTTCGCCGAGCAGCTCGGCGCGCTGAAGCTGACGGAGGAGATGCTCGAAAACCGGCTGACCGCTTATATCAGTCTCGATACCCGCGAGGGAGCGGTCGTGATCGACACGAAAGAGGGGAAAGCGCCGGAACTCTTTGAAAAGCTTCGGGATATCCTGAATTTCCGGGACGGCGGCACGAAGACCGAGGTTGCCGGCTGTCCGGTCTACACCGGCGTCACGGCCGACGGGAGCAGGGGGACGATCCTCCTGAAGTCGCCGTCGCAGATCCAGATTCAGGCCGGTGAATCGCTGCCGCTGCCGCTGAATTTCGGCAGGATCAGCAAGAACCTGATGCTGGAGGCGAAGAGCGGCCGGCTGGTCAACATCGCCCTGGTGCCGACGGAGGAGATGCTCGCCGCTCCGGATGCGATGCCCCAGATGAAGTCACTCCGCATGATCACGCTCGGGCTTACCGATACGAAGCCCGAAGCGGCGATCGTCTTCGAGGGGCTGTTCAAAAACGACGAGGCGGCCATGGAGGTGAAGGGGCTGGTGGATGTCGTGCTGTTCGGTTTCGAGCAGAACCAGGCGCTTGACAACCGTTTCTTCCGGAAGATCGAGAGCAATGTCGCGGGCGGCAAACTCACCTATCGCCGGGTCGTCGATGACGGATTGCTCGAAGCGATCCTCCAGACCGTGGGCGGCCGGTTCGGCCGGCTGCCGAAGGCGGCGGGCCCGGCGGCGGTTCCCGAAACGCAGGGCGAATAGCTCCGGGGCGCGATGAGACGGTCTGGCGGCTGGAAGCAGGCGGCGGAAGGAGCCGGATATCTGCATGCGGGAATCCGGGCCTTTTACCGCGATCCCGGGTTGTGGGGATATGCGCTCATTCCGATGGGTATCCTGTTCGCGTTTTACGCGCTGATGATGCTCCTGCTGTTCTGGTTCGCGGCGCCGTGGGCGGCGGGGCTGCTGCCGGACCCGGCGCAGTGGAGCGCCTGGTTCCGCTGGCTGCTCTATGCTGCGAGGGTGCTGATTTACGTGTCGGTATTCGGCATGGCGGTACTGACGGGGGCGTTTTTCCTCTGTTCGTTGTATGAGGCGTTCGGCGCGTTTTTTTTCGACAGTCTCGTTCAGAAGTTCGAGCGGGAGCGGTACGGGGTTGAAGCCGCTCCGGTGCCGTTCCGGGAGAATCTGCGTTATCTGCTGCAGTCGGCAGGGTTCTCCTTCGTGACGATGATCTGGAGCTTTCTGCTGTTCTGGCCCGGAATTTTCATCCCGGTGGCCGGGATTCTGCCGGCGGTGCTGGTGGTCGGCTACCGTTTCGGGCTCACGTACGTTTTCTCCAGTGCGTTTGCGGACCGTGTTGACGTGCGCGAGGTCAGGCGTCTGGCGGCCCGGAACCGGGCGCTCATGCTCGGCTTCGGCGCGGCCGGCTACCTCTGGCTTCTGATTCCGTTTTCCGCGGTGTTTCTGCTGCCGGGATTCGCGCTTGGCGGCGCGATGATCTACCGGGAGCGTCTGATATGTTCCACCAAACAGGGAGGTGTGTCTTGAAAAAATGGAGACGATGGATGGTGTGGGCGGCGGCATTGGCCGTGCTGCCGCTGCGGGCGGCGCAGCCGGAACTGCTCTACGCGGTGAATTTTGACGATCCGGACGTCCGGGCGGCGGTCGACAAGTGTCCGTTCGCGAAGGTCGAGAAGGATTTCGAAGGGACTTCCGTCCTGACCGTGACGGTCCCGCCCGACAAGATGTCGGACGGGAACCCGGTTGCGGTGGTCATTCCGATCGACATCGAGAAGATCGGCGCGGCCGGCGGGAATCTTTACGGAGAGGGCGATCTGAAGTTCACCGGCGTCACCAGGCCGATGTACAGCTGGAACGGCGTGAAATTCATGCTGGTGTTCAAGAGCGAAGGGAAAGAGCAGTATCCGGACTTCAACCCCGGCTGGCAGACCAATTGCGGGACGAAGGACTGGTACCGCGCCAGCTCGAGCACCGTGATCCCGAAGGATGTGAAGAAAGCGTACCTGAATCTCGGACTCCAGCAGTCGTCGGGTACGGTTTCGTACCGCAACATCCGGTTTTACCGCGGCGATGCGTCTCCGGAGTCGACGCTCGCGAAGCAGCCGGTTCCGCAGGCGAAGTACACGGTCGATCTGCCGGTCCATCGCGGGGTCATGTCGCCGAACCGGTTTGACGAAAAGGATTTCGCGGACCTTGCGAAGTGGAATGCAAACCTGATCCGCTGGCAGTTGAACCGGCCGCTGGACCGGCCGTACACGCTCGACGAGTACAAGGCGATCACCGCGAAGAAGATCGACGAACTCGGCAAAGTGCTCGACGCGGCGCGGAAACACGGAATCAAGGTCGTGATCGACCTGCATCCGTTCGAGGGCGGCAAGCTGATTTTAAGCACGCCGGAGGGACGGCAGTACCTGGTCGACGTCTGGAAGGAGATCGCAACCCGGTACAAGGGGCATCCGGCCATTTTCGGCTACGATATCCTGAACGAGCCCCATTCGCGAAATCTGCGTCCCGGCGACCCGACATGGCCGGAGCTGGCGGAGCGGACGATCAAGGCGATCCGGGCGATCGACCCGGTAACTCCGATCATCGTCGAGCCGGACCAGATGGCGCACTACGAACTGCTCGAGTACCTGCCGGTCTTCGAGGAGCCGAACATCATTTACAGCATCCACTTCTATGCGCCGGGGCAGCTGACCCACCAGCTCGATCCGAAGGTGAAGCCGATTCTCGGCTATCCGGATGAAACGCGCGGCTGGAACAGGGAGTACCTGCGGAAGAATCTGGAGAAGGCGCGTGAATTCCAGCAGAAGACCGGGGCGCGGATCTACGTCGGCGAATTCAGCTGCATCCGCTGGGCGCCGGGCGCGGACCGGTATGTCAAAGACCTGATCGATCTGTTCGAAGAGTACGGCTGGGATTGGAGCTATCACGCCTTTCGCGAATGGCAGGGTTGGAGCGCCGAGCACAGCGACGATCCGGCCGTCATGGACCCGGTGCCGACCACCGGCCGCAAGGAGGTTCTGCTGAAAGCCTTCGAAAAGAACGGAAAATAAGAATATGTGCTTGCGGGGAGCGCAGGTGCTGTCAGCACTCCCCGCCGCAGGCGACTCAAGCCGGAAGAGGGATTATGGTTCGATCATCTCCGGCAATTCGAAGGTGAGGAGGGCGATTTCGCCCGGAGCCAGGCTGATCCCGGCATCGGCGGAATACCGGAACCGGCGCGGATGCGAAGCTGACTCCAGCTGCGACAGTTCGGCAACGGACGCAAATTCCGGCGCTCCCTGCCGGAGCCAGGATTCGTAGGCGCTCCCGTTTTCCGGCATGACCTGTTCGCAGACGGCGCCGCTTTTCAGGCCGTCGATCCGGATTTCGAAGGTCTCATTCTCCTTTTCCGGGTCGAGATAGTTCCAGAGGAGGAGCCGCACCGTCTTTTGCTCCCGGGCGGCCAGGGCGCCGAGGCACTTCGCGGGGCGGCTCCACACTGCGGACAGTTCCTCTCCTGATACGGCGCGGAGAAAGCGGAACGCATGGAACGACGCCTTCGGAATGCCGTTGACGTTCAGCAGCCCGTAGCCGCCGTGGAACGGGGCGGAATGGAAACCGCACTCCTCATAAATGTCGGAACCGTTCCAGAATAAACTGCCCGTGCAGACGGAGCGGAGTTCGGCCATGGTTTTGACAATGAATGCCGCGTTCGCGCATTCGTCGTGATTGAATGCGAGCGGGCCGGCAGAGGAGTTCCACTCTCCGAGGAACAGCGGAACCGGTTCCGGCAGCAGCTTCATGGTCTGCCGCACCCGCGTGAGGAGCCGCGGCAAAAGATCGGCGCTCTGCAGCCTGACTTCTCCTTCGGCTCCGTCCAGGAAGGCGATGTCGCTCGGATAGGCGTGCGTGGAGACAAAATCGCACCGGCACCCCGGCGACGGGTCTTCCGGCGATGGTGCGGAGACATGGCGGCAGAAGTCGGCAATCCACGCGGTTTTGCTGGTCGCCGGCCCGCCGACGCGAAACCGGGAATCCTGACGCTTGATTGCAGCGCGGGAAAGGTCGTACAGCTTGAAATACTCCTCTTGCGTGCCGGTCCAGAAAGGGAGGTCCGGTTCGTTCCAGACCTCGAAATACCACCTGCAAAGCTCTTCGCGGCTGAACCGTTCGATGAGAACATGCAGGAATTGTTCCACGAGTTCCTCCCAGCGCCGCCAATCGCGCGGCGGAGCCGAGCGGAAACGGTAATGACAGACCGATTCCTCCGTCCGGGCCAGTGCGCCCGGCATGCCCGACAGTTCGAGAAAGGGGATCTGCCCGTTGTCCAGGATGCGCTCGAGAACCGTCAGGGGCTTTTCGAAGTGGAAAGAGCCGTCCGGCGCAACCGCTTCGAGCTGGTCATTGAAGATTCCGTGACAGCGCACATAGCGCATGCCGAGCTCTTCCCGCAGCCGCCGGAAGTGGCGGGGCAGATCCTCCCGCAGCCAGAGGGCCGCATGACAGCTGTTGATGCCGAACGAGCCGATGTTGCGTACATTTTCTCCGGTGGCGCTGCCGATCGACAGACCGATTTTTTCCTGATTTTTCATGATTGCTCCTGAAGGTGTCGGGGCGCGCGGACGAATCTCACGCGACGCTCCGGAAAACAGTTCAAACGGAACCTACCAACGATAGTAGCGGTACGGGTCGTCTTCCTCCTCCGGCGTTTGAAGATAATAACTGTTCAGCCACGGACCGTCTGCAAATAATCGCGGGCTTCCGGCCATGCCTCCGTCCCGGAAGATGTTTTTCACGCGAACCGCGATCACATTTCGTCCCGGCAGGAGCTCCGACCGCCGGATGGCGAAGTCGCGCGGACGACACCAGTAATCCATCGGAGCGTTGGCTTTGGTCACTTCCCCGAGAAATTTCCCGTTGAGCCAGATCTGCGATTCGTCATCTACCGGCCCGAGCGAGAGTGTGAGTTCTTCCGGCAGCAGCGGTGAGGGTTCGAATTCGAGCCGATACCAGCCGTATCCGAGGTCGTCGTAGTAGTGCGGCAGCGTGACCTGCTGCCAGCCCGAGTCGTCGAAATCGGGTTTCCAGGCATTCTCCGTTGCATTCACGATCTTTTCCTCCGGCATCATGCACCAGTTGCGGGAGAGGTCCTGCCGGAGCAGCGGCGCCGGAGTCGTGAAGAAGTTCCGCAGCGGCGTCGTCATCTCCGCCCCGTCGGTTGCGAGAAAACGCGAGAGCAGGAACACATTGCGGCGGTAGCTGCTCCGCAGCGCCGGCTCCTTCGTGTAATCAAAATTCCACGGTGCAGCCTGGAGAATCGTCACCGTCCCCCGCCCGACCCGGTAACGCCGGAACCAGGAATTCTTCCCCTCCTTTGATGGTGGCAACGGCGCGAGCTTCGGAAAACGCCGCCAGTAAGTGTCAGCGTGAGAGATCCCCGCAACACCCAGCGTCTTCCACTGATCCGGTTCGTAGTACGGAATCGCATCCACGGCTTCCCCTGCGTTCATGCCCAGTGCGGCGAGAGTTTGGTTGTCCGCGCCCAGCGCGAGAACCCGCAAGCCTGCGTTGATCCGGCGGCGCAGATCGGCGGGAGGCGTTGCTTCCGGACCGAGCACGAGCAGCGTTTCTTCCGGTTCCGCCGCGGGTGGCAACTGCCGGTTCACGGCGACGCCGAGCCGGGTCAGCAGTTCGACCCCGGCATCGTTCCCCGCGTAATAGAGCGTCCTGCCCGGAGCAGGCGCGGGAGCTCTCTGTATGTAATCGGCGATCCGGCGCAGCAGCGCTGCCGCCGCGGGATCGTTCTCCGTCCGCCCGGAGAGATCCATCTGGCAGAACAGTATGCGCTGTCCCGCTTCCTGATGCTCGAGCAGCGGCGTGTATTGCAGGTCAAAGCCGCAGTCCACGAGCGGCAGCCAGTTGCCCCGGGAGGGTTTTTCAATCAGCACCGAAGCCACGGCGTTGCGGTTCCCGCGCCGCCACACCCGCGGCAGGTCGAAGCCGTTCCAGACCGACCGCGGAAACGCACTGTCGAAGGCGTTCGCGGGAGAGGAACCCGGCGTGAGCGTTGCGTCTCCGCGCCAGTTCGCCAGAAGCTCCTGCGGAAAACCCGCCATGACCGGATGCTCCGGCGTTCTGACAAATCCCTCGCGGGCGCCCCATTCGGTCACCCGGAACCCGAAACGGTTGTTCAATGCGTTCGAGCTCTGTTCGAATACAACGATCCCCCGGAGTTTCGCGAGCGTTTCCGGCGGCAGCGCCCACGACGGCTTCGCATCAAACGCCTCGCGGCCGATCAGGAGTGCGTCTCCATCGGCGAGTTCACCCGGATTCGTCACCGGCGTGAATTCCACACCGGCGGCGCGGAGCGCCGAGGCGCTCATCCCCTTCGGGTCGAAAAGCCGGAGTTGCGCCCGGGCCTCCGCGGCGTTTCCCCCGGGCGGCAGATGCAGCAGGATTCGTTCGACCCGTTCCCTGCCGTCCGCGGAAATCCGCGCCTCGAGCCGGCATGTGCCGGAAGCGCTTTCCGGCATGATGCCTTCGAGCGGAATTGCGACGGTTTCGCCGGGATCCACCCGAACCGTCTCCCGGGACGACCATTCGCCGTCACCGATTCGCCAGAGGTACGCGACATCGCGGGCAGAATGGTGGTCATTGATGATGATCAACTGTTTATGAATCGGTTCGCCGGGTTTGTAAATATGGGTCTTATCCGTGAAGACCGGAGCGCCGCCGAGAAACGCGAGCAGTGGCTGGTTGTCGCGCAGCAGCACTTCTCCGGTCGGGGTCGGACGGAAATTCTTCTTCTCGGGATCGTTCAGATAATTACGGTTTGCAGTGAAGTGGTCCGGGACGATTCCGGGCTGATGCAGATTCTGCCGCGCTGCCGGATTCGGCCGTTTCGCCGTCGGACGGATCCGCTGCCAGAAATCGACCTGATCCCACGGCAGTACGGCGGAGATTCCCCAGCCGCGCATGGCGCGCCAGTTGTCCTGCATATACCACGCTTGTACTCCGCTGTAAAGATCGGTAAGAGCCTGGATGCGGGAGGTCAATTCCCAGCCTCCGAAATTTTCGCCGCTCGCGAGCAGCTTCCGTTCGCGTTCCAGCAGCGCGAGCTTGGCATCGTCGAGCCGGTACGCGGCATCCCCGAGACAGGCGGCGGCAAACTCGGACGCCCACGCCCAGGTTCGAACCGGCGTCGTCCAGATGAAGGCCGGTCCCCGGTAATGCAGCCAGCTCGCGAGGTGCGGCATGCCCCACTCCACGAAGAAGAGCGGTTTGCTCCCCTCCGCTGCCCAGTGTTCGAGCCAGTCGCTGCGCTCCTGGCGCGGACTCCAGTTCAGATAGATGTTGACCGTGTGCATGTTCCCGAAGTTGCCCGACTCGTGATGGTAGACGGGGCGCGACGGGTCGAATTCCGTTGCCACGGCCTCCGCGAGTCGCCCCTGCTTCCGGATCGCGAGGAACGAACCGGTCGCTCCTTCCTGTTTGGCCGGGTCGAGCAGCCCGTCCATCCGGTCCGGATTCTGATCGCCGCCGTAGCCCAGCGCGTTGTGGTTCATGGTGTACAGGATTGCCGCCGGACGATTCTGCACCTGCCGCACCAGATAGTGTGTCAGGGTGCGGTAGCGGGCCGCCGTTTCCGGATCGTCCAGCTTCATGCCGAAGTCGCCGATGTGGGGAAGGCTGAGCGCGTACAGCGTTCCGCTCTCGTCGGCGGCGTCGAGCACCCCCCGCAGATAACCGACCTGGCCGGGGGTGAATCCGTAGTTGCCGGTGATGAAGAAGTTGAAGCCGAACTCTTTCATCCGGTGCATCGACCGTAACGCGCTTTCGCGGGCGGCCTGGTCGGCGTATTCGGTCGGGTTGGTCAGCAGCGCGGCCCGCAGGTGGACCTTGTGGCCGTTCAGCCGGAAATCCCGCCCGTCGATCCAGAACTCCCGGAATCCAAACGAAATCGGCAGGCTTTGCGAGAGAAGCCGGCCATTTGCGGCGTTTTTCAGCGTGACGGTTGCCTCGTAAACATTTTGCGGATGTTCCGGGTCCCACAGTTCCGCATCGCTCCACGGCGCAGAGAAACGCAACGGGCCTCCGGCGGCCGGAACCGTCATCGGCTCAGACGAAAAATGCTTCACGCTGCTGCCGTTTTTCCGTATCTCGGCTTCCAGAAGCACCCCGTGCGTCCGAACATCGGCAAGAGTCACGAAAAAGGCGATTTCGCCGCGGCGTACCGAGGTCTCCACCCGGATGTCCACAATGCGGTCCTGCATCGGGGCGGAGGTCAGAAACACATCTCCGGTCAGCCCCTTCAGATTGATTGCGCTGCTGCCCGCCACGAGC
This DNA window, taken from Victivallis lenta, encodes the following:
- a CDS encoding ABC transporter substrate-binding protein, whose protein sequence is MKKLFVTILLALVAASFFTMYTSRDQSSDVPVITWRTDANPQREEQIMLFREWLVANGHVRKDKNGNVVNYTQKEADALNKAYGTAGKPLDPSSPHYVKAGTPKPNGDVALETANNQSTLIQAVSGMAGDIFDTFDVLGYQQLGVALDITEDAEKNGYGLDTTYPGMAGLLTGMDGRQYAYPCNGASVSMWINLSTLEKYGFKRPPLEWTPEEFEAMGKEYVKRANEGLPRQEYFFIQALDSGWGVNMAMCIARSKGWDIYNETLTRSVADNEPLKHAIKLFHKWTYVDRIAPTAADVASMNTDAGYGGADFSNFISGKYAMIVMGRYCLIRFREVQQQKDMTIQFAVSQLPMYDYKNHPITVRAAMPYRGSKHPELAKLFLQFLASKPYNQYIVDGADGLPPNPEIVEQEMKDIRIQRPNERDCSELESSWARTIALPSFYSPYVKAGSTNWLQNGINRFFNNRSSLDDALKYIQDRYNQEIEISKNANPAMMEAWKKDWALQEKIDACKKEGKKIPVEWIKNPFYVKYYRDRGMLDETGTAGGVK
- a CDS encoding EI24 domain-containing protein, translated to MRRSGGWKQAAEGAGYLHAGIRAFYRDPGLWGYALIPMGILFAFYALMMLLLFWFAAPWAAGLLPDPAQWSAWFRWLLYAARVLIYVSVFGMAVLTGAFFLCSLYEAFGAFFFDSLVQKFERERYGVEAAPVPFRENLRYLLQSAGFSFVTMIWSFLLFWPGIFIPVAGILPAVLVVGYRFGLTYVFSSAFADRVDVREVRRLAARNRALMLGFGAAGYLWLLIPFSAVFLLPGFALGGAMIYRERLICSTKQGGVS
- a CDS encoding carbohydrate ABC transporter permease, which encodes MQEKNKFWGGFAKLVSLNVVLTLMAVLLVLPFTWMVLASLKVLDEIGYDSWLPEVCQWHNYHDVFTMKGIFFGRWYWNTVFTSCWITFLQVFTSSLAAFSFSRLRWKGRDQVFFLYLATMMLPGLVMMIPNYQNMILLGLVDSYTGLILPAAFSAFGTFLMRQFMMNIPKSLDEAAEIDGATKWQLYWDVVLPLARPALVTLTIFTFIGSYNNLFWPLVLMKTPDKYTLPIGMLAFQSSQGQQTNLLMAAVAMSVIPMIIIFVLMQKQLVKGIMLGGVKG
- a CDS encoding carbohydrate ABC transporter permease; its protein translation is MAMTKKDIKELAIGVGFLLPNILGFLAFTVIPLVMSIYMAFTDWNLEMHNYFRSEPITFVWFENFTRLFSDPDFPQYFGNTFFMMIGIPFGVAGSLVAALLLNMEFVKGDGKKKLMITMILTAVMVACFGLLAVLGLGGTGMTILMVSLLGGVFIIGSIGGKTVYRTLFYFPYFTAGVATFILWKKLYNPLNGPINNALRPLLDALTPVAVMISPACQTIGIVILVLVGLLYLHMVRRKLRLWRDGESGTVSCYLAMILLSLPLIFCWSWVSPTWMHVVMNTPEMKEIANASQELSFLSRDAKWTLLLMLVFLGIGWGRFLYTVYIAKRKYKCIADRGIGDSAIVDGSAMVLNMALVGLCCVFWLLPEMAAAEEGLQPPQWISDYYWAKPSLLIMGFWGAIGSNNMLLYLAGLSGVPQELYEAADIDGASPWQRFWNITWPQLANVTFFIMVMAVIGGLQGGFDMARVMTEGGPAGSTTTLAYYIYTQGFNTGRLGYASAVSWLLFVMVFVVTMFNWKFGNRYTNE
- a CDS encoding glycoside hydrolase family 5 protein → MKKWRRWMVWAAALAVLPLRAAQPELLYAVNFDDPDVRAAVDKCPFAKVEKDFEGTSVLTVTVPPDKMSDGNPVAVVIPIDIEKIGAAGGNLYGEGDLKFTGVTRPMYSWNGVKFMLVFKSEGKEQYPDFNPGWQTNCGTKDWYRASSSTVIPKDVKKAYLNLGLQQSSGTVSYRNIRFYRGDASPESTLAKQPVPQAKYTVDLPVHRGVMSPNRFDEKDFADLAKWNANLIRWQLNRPLDRPYTLDEYKAITAKKIDELGKVLDAARKHGIKVVIDLHPFEGGKLILSTPEGRQYLVDVWKEIATRYKGHPAIFGYDILNEPHSRNLRPGDPTWPELAERTIKAIRAIDPVTPIIVEPDQMAHYELLEYLPVFEEPNIIYSIHFYAPGQLTHQLDPKVKPILGYPDETRGWNREYLRKNLEKAREFQQKTGARIYVGEFSCIRWAPGADRYVKDLIDLFEEYGWDWSYHAFREWQGWSAEHSDDPAVMDPVPTTGRKEVLLKAFEKNGK